A stretch of Microbacterium sp. 4R-513 DNA encodes these proteins:
- a CDS encoding DUF1801 domain-containing protein, whose product MSTAERNTKSGFSADERAAMRARAAELKAEARKGKSPEEKAAIDRQELVDAIAGMNDSDRAIAQGIDDIVRSEAPQLASKTWYGFPAYTRDGKVVLFFKPAGKFKDRYATLGFESAAQLDDGQMWPTSYAILSLTKADEKRIADLVRRAAG is encoded by the coding sequence ATGAGCACTGCAGAACGCAACACGAAGTCCGGGTTCTCCGCCGACGAGCGCGCCGCGATGCGGGCCCGCGCCGCCGAGCTGAAGGCGGAAGCACGCAAGGGCAAGAGCCCCGAGGAGAAGGCGGCGATCGACCGCCAGGAGCTCGTCGACGCCATCGCCGGCATGAACGACAGCGATCGGGCGATCGCGCAGGGCATCGACGACATCGTCCGGTCCGAAGCCCCGCAGCTCGCCTCGAAGACCTGGTACGGCTTCCCCGCGTATACACGCGACGGCAAGGTCGTGCTGTTCTTCAAGCCCGCAGGCAAGTTCAAGGACCGGTACGCGACCCTTGGATTCGAATCCGCCGCGCAGCTCGACGACGGTCAGATGTGGCCGACCTCGTACGCGATCCTGTCCCTCACCAAGGCCGACGAGAAGCGCATCGCCGATCTCGTGCGCCGCGCCGCGGGCTGA
- a CDS encoding acyl-CoA dehydrogenase family protein: MSETPFDPTVILPDELLDRFRERAAVHDRENTFPVDDLEDLTAAGYLAILVPTALGGAGLGLAEASVLQQRLAGAAPATALSINMHLVWTGVAKVLADRGVDSLRFVQEGAAAGEVFAFGISEAGNDLVLFGSNTDAAPAPDGSYAFTGTKIFTSLAPVWTQLGLHGLDTTSPDGPKMVYAFVERSDAVVTRDDWDTLGMRGTQSRTTELHGAVAPADRVVRRIDPGPNPDPIVFGIFSVFELLLASVYTGIARRALDVAVATAKKRTSKRTGTAYSQDPDIRWRIADMALAYDALPSQLASLCRDVDDRVDHGARWFSLLSGIKHRAVTMAKSVVDDAVLVAGGSSYFSGSELSRLYRDVLAGLFHPSDPESAHSTVATAWLGPVES; this comes from the coding sequence GTGAGCGAGACGCCGTTCGACCCGACCGTCATCCTTCCCGATGAGCTGCTCGACCGCTTCCGCGAGCGCGCCGCCGTGCACGATCGCGAGAACACGTTCCCCGTCGACGACCTGGAGGACCTGACGGCGGCGGGATACCTCGCCATCCTCGTGCCGACAGCGCTCGGCGGAGCGGGGCTCGGGCTGGCCGAGGCATCCGTCCTCCAGCAGCGCCTCGCGGGCGCGGCCCCCGCGACGGCCCTCTCGATCAACATGCACCTCGTCTGGACGGGCGTCGCGAAGGTGCTCGCCGATCGCGGCGTCGACTCGCTGCGGTTCGTGCAGGAGGGCGCCGCCGCGGGCGAGGTCTTCGCCTTCGGCATCAGCGAGGCCGGGAACGATCTCGTGCTCTTCGGAAGCAACACGGATGCCGCGCCCGCCCCGGACGGCTCGTACGCGTTCACCGGCACGAAGATCTTCACGTCGCTCGCACCCGTCTGGACGCAGCTCGGCCTCCACGGTCTCGACACGACGAGCCCGGACGGACCGAAGATGGTCTACGCCTTCGTGGAGCGCTCGGACGCCGTCGTGACGCGCGACGACTGGGACACCCTCGGCATGCGCGGCACCCAGAGCCGCACGACCGAGCTGCACGGAGCGGTGGCGCCTGCCGACCGCGTCGTGCGGCGCATCGACCCCGGCCCGAATCCCGATCCGATCGTCTTCGGCATCTTCAGCGTGTTCGAGCTGCTCCTCGCATCGGTGTACACCGGCATCGCCCGGCGCGCGCTCGACGTCGCCGTCGCGACGGCCAAGAAGCGCACGTCGAAGCGAACGGGCACGGCCTACAGCCAGGACCCGGACATCCGGTGGCGGATCGCCGACATGGCCCTCGCATACGACGCGCTCCCGTCGCAGCTCGCCTCGCTCTGCCGTGACGTCGACGACCGCGTCGACCACGGCGCCCGCTGGTTCTCGCTGCTGTCGGGCATCAAGCACCGCGCCGTCACCATGGCGAAGTCCGTCGTCGACGACGCGGTCCTCGTCGCGGGCGGCTCGTCGTACTTCTCGGGCTCCGAGCTCAGCCGCCTCTATCGCGATGTGCTCGCCGGCCTCTTCCACCCGTCCGACCCGGAGTCGGCGCACTCGACCGTCGCGACGGCGTGGCTCGGACCGGTCGAGAGCTGA
- a CDS encoding TIGR00341 family protein, translated as MSTMGRIMQTLIPPSQRQPVEALDDALDLGYGDVAGKRTGFLIMLTLAGLIAIAGVLTDSTATVIGAMIIAPLGTPILGIAHGLVTGHLSLVVRSILWVLSGVVIVVVLGLFFSLFVATPESLATNSQVLGRTSPSLMDLVAALATGFAGGFAMCRKDLSAVLPGVAIAISLVPPLGVVGVCAGQGEWGDALGAFVLFLSNVLALVIAGSIVFTLAGYAREPGSSREANRRRAYIVVTVLALIVAVPLAANSIVTIALARWSVAIQQTAVTWLKDEPGSRVYDVDWDGITATLDVTTDDGGIPPIEQLKDDLAKAIPSYVGVVIDVGQGVEHVVQ; from the coding sequence ATGAGCACCATGGGGCGCATCATGCAGACGCTCATCCCGCCGTCGCAGCGGCAGCCGGTCGAGGCGCTCGACGACGCGCTGGACCTCGGCTACGGCGACGTGGCCGGCAAACGCACGGGCTTCCTCATCATGCTGACGCTCGCAGGCCTGATCGCGATCGCGGGTGTGCTGACCGACTCCACGGCCACCGTCATCGGCGCGATGATCATCGCCCCGCTCGGGACGCCGATCCTCGGGATCGCGCACGGCCTCGTGACCGGACACCTGAGCCTCGTGGTCCGCTCGATCCTGTGGGTGCTTTCCGGAGTGGTCATCGTGGTCGTCCTCGGGCTCTTCTTCTCGCTGTTCGTCGCGACGCCCGAGAGCCTCGCGACGAACTCGCAGGTGCTGGGTCGCACTTCGCCGAGCCTCATGGACCTGGTCGCGGCCCTCGCGACGGGCTTCGCGGGCGGCTTCGCGATGTGCCGCAAGGATCTCAGCGCCGTGCTTCCGGGAGTCGCCATCGCGATCTCGCTCGTGCCGCCGCTCGGCGTCGTCGGCGTGTGCGCGGGCCAAGGCGAGTGGGGCGACGCGCTGGGAGCGTTCGTGCTGTTCCTCTCGAATGTGCTGGCCCTCGTCATCGCGGGGAGCATCGTCTTCACGCTGGCCGGCTACGCGCGCGAGCCGGGATCGTCCCGAGAGGCCAACCGGCGGCGTGCGTACATCGTGGTGACGGTGCTCGCGCTGATCGTGGCCGTGCCCCTCGCAGCGAACTCGATCGTGACGATCGCGCTCGCGCGCTGGTCGGTCGCGATCCAGCAGACCGCGGTGACGTGGCTGAAGGACGAGCCGGGCTCCCGTGTCTACGACGTCGACTGGGACGGCATCACCGCGACGCTCGACGTCACCACCGACGACGGCGGCATCCCGCCGATCGAACAGCTCAAGGACGATCTGGCGAAGGCCATCCCGAGCTATGTGGGGGTCGTGATCGACGTGGGCCAGGGCGTCGAGCACGTGGTGCAGTAG